A segment of the Anopheles cruzii chromosome 2, idAnoCruzAS_RS32_06, whole genome shotgun sequence genome:
ccaccagcagctgggAGGAGTGGATTCGTTGAAAATTCTCTCCCAACCCGAACCGATCGCGACCGGACTGGTCGTAGAGCGTGTGCTGTGTGGTCATTATTGTTCGCTGTTTGTGACGGCCACGAACGAGCTGTTTTTGGTGGGAAAGTTTCAAAAgatttccattccgttcctgAAACAGCTGACCAGCGTGACACTGTCGGCGCCGGTAGTGGCCGGTGAAATAACGGGCTGGGATTGTGTGTATCTTTTGCTGGCCGATCACCAAGTGTATCGCTCCAATCGAGTGCAGAAGATAGAAGACTTAAAGTTCGTTCCGTTTGAAAGCCTCGCCGGATTGCTCACGGAAGGAGAACACGTTACCAAGCTGGCCTCGTCAAACGATTGCATTTCGTTCGTGACCAACCATGGACGGCTGCTGACGACGTACGACGAAGACTGCCCATTTACGGCTTCGGGCCACTTTAAGGAGCTGAGCAAATTCAAATACTTCAACGTGACGGACATTGCTAGTGGCGCCGAGCACTCGTTGGTGTTAGCGTTTCCCGGGACGGCGGAAAGGCTGGACGTGACGTGTGCCCTGGAGTTGTTGCGAAGTGGAACGTCCGTCCCGGCCGAACTACAAAACGATGTACAGCAAGCGCAAGAATTCATCCGCAACGAAAAGCGTCGCCTGCGTAGAGAGCATGTGGAGCGCGAGATTTCGAAAGACGAATCGATCACCATAGAAACGGGCGATTCGGAGGTACGGTTCATCGACAACGGGGCGGACATCGTCGCACCGAAAACACCAAAACTCGGACCGCAGCTGGCGAtccagcacgacgacgacgacgaggatgatgatCGCTTTTCGGCCCACAAGGAGAATGTTCCGAGGAAAACGCACACCCCGAACATTAGCCAGCTCATCGATTACAGTGACGATGACAATGATAGCATTTCCTCACAGTCCACCTTTCACGATGAGGAAGAGGACGCACGGCAGCAATCCTACAAGCAGAACAGAACcaacgacagcaacaacaaccgcaac
Coding sequences within it:
- the LOC128268376 gene encoding uncharacterized protein LOC128268376; protein product: MCNTTDQTDNGKHVEIDVPDTGAVFTLGNSYLYEDTAKEQPNDKTPPNHPDAGTGSDAERPQPTPKRQQSYFFVKNDPVVKIVCGSKQSGVVCESGRLFVWGYSPHGQLGLGKTDTVHKPSCVRTIKRLKEKVQSFCFGGNGFCVILSESGKVFYSGKTIFPFNAKIGSLLECSTLHKNPTDNSEYTPYPVELREFRECPLPEGDRFSEIIAGFNHFVLLTATGKCYGWGHNSHQQLGGVDSLKILSQPEPIATGLVVERVLCGHYCSLFVTATNELFLVGKFQKISIPFLKQLTSVTLSAPVVAGEITGWDCVYLLLADHQVYRSNRVQKIEDLKFVPFESLAGLLTEGEHVTKLASSNDCISFVTNHGRLLTTYDEDCPFTASGHFKELSKFKYFNVTDIASGAEHSLVLAFPGTAERLDVTCALELLRSGTSVPAELQNDVQQAQEFIRNEKRRLRREHVEREISKDESITIETGDSEVRFIDNGADIVAPKTPKLGPQLAIQHDDDDEDDDRFSAHKENVPRKTHTPNISQLIDYSDDDNDSISSQSTFHDEEEDARQQSYKQNRTNDSNNNRNGDDRKLSLGSKLNGSTGSTKSSDKMRKFFKELKSKSMDVSCKNPGNVLDDDVKYSKNDQLIQAEDRASKVCAIM